gcatTAGTCCATATTGTGATTTCAATTTAGTACCAATACATTTTTCAGCCCTACTGCTTTACCTattctcattttctctttctgatGACATTGAGATTTGCTGCCGGCACATCGATGACGTGCATTTACTCCTttctttcttgttgttgttgttcttcttcttcctgttcttcttgttcttgttgcttcttgttcttgttcttgttcttctacttcttcttcttcttcttcttcttcttcttcttctcttcttcttcttcttcttcttcttcttcttcttcttttctccttctccttctccttccatTGTTAATTTCAACACAATTATCTCACACTACGTGGtttttgttatgcaaataaatgtgttatgtgtATGTTGCAGCTCACTCAAGTTTCTGTGGGAGCATGAATGTGAAGGACCTGGTGAATGACGATGCCTCACATCTTAAACTCAATGGTTCCCTGTGtaagcagaaaacacacacacacacacacacacacacacacaaacatgatctctttctctctctacttAGAACGTTTTTGTGCGGTAGCTTTGACTGACAGAGTTAATTATATGCGTGACCTATGTTAGGACCACCAGGCAGAGGTTGTGTGAACTGCTTTAACTGGACAGCAGCCTGTTGACCGTTGTGACCTGCAGATACTTTCCCCTTCAATCAAATTAGTCCTACAAACCTTTTTCAAGAGTCCAATGTGACATCAAAACATCACATAAATGATGATACACTTAACAGCCTGCTTGTCGTGCACAAATAGTATAATAAAAGATGTTAAACATATGAGTCCAGAGGTGGAGTTTATTCCTTGATTAAGAACAAATTAAACGAACATGAATAACCTTTAAAGAATAGGGAGGAAATAGACTGCAAAGAAAATTAACTTGGTCATACATCTAGCTATTCATGTGGtcatcacatacagtatatagcatATTGCTCATCATGCATGCACATGAACATATTATTAAgtgtatcttttatttattttttgcattttaatttctgTTCCTTTGGCTAATtgtgaattgttttgtttttgcctgTAAGCCATCTTAATGTCATCCATTCACACGtcctttatttttgtgttttctgtttgcctGCCATCCATCATGTCGGCGTACTCAGGCGATGACTGTAAAGGGAAGCagcattcagagacacacaccgTCCTTCTCACGCAGTCCTCCAGGCCTCGACGCCTGGTGGGGGCGCTGTGGAGCGTCCTAGCTTATGCAGGTTAACCAGCAATTTACTTGCGTTGATAACAGCCTCGAAAATTACTGTTAGAAGACTGCTTGTAGATGAGTACACGCTGCAATTGATCAACTAAACATCGCCCCTCTCTAGGTCACTGTCTCCTGCAGCCAGGGTACTGTGTGGCGGGAGCCGGCAAAGCGTTGGGATCAGGGGTCGGGACGGTGGTTCGGACAGTGGTGCAGAGGCTGCTCTCTGTCTTCTGGATGCTCCTGGCTGCTCCAGGTCAGTTTTTGTCAGCTTTTCAGAATGATGTGTCTTCTCTGATGGTCTCCTTTAGTAGCTTGGTCAGATTGTGAtctcattttctgtgtgtgtgtgtgtgtgtgtgtgtgtgtgtgtgtgtgtgtgtgtgtgtgtgtgtgtgtgtgtgtgtgtgtgtgtgtgtgtgtgtgtgtgtgtgtgtgtgtgtgtgtgtgtgtgtgtgtgtgtgtgtgtgtgtgtgtgtgtgtgtgtgtgtgtgtgtgtgtgtgtgtgtgtattcaatcATCCCAGTGACGACAGGCAGAGGACTCTTGTGGTTTCTTGCAACAGGATGGTATCAACTGGTGTCTCTCATGTCTCTTCTCAATGTCTTCTTTCTGACACGGTAAGCCCTTCCCCCCAATATTTTTCTGAACCTTCCGGCGTTGCAATGCacaaaagggaaatatttaaCTGCTAAACTGTTGTCAAAATGTTAAAGCAACTGTATTTTGTAATAACAATGTATAAAATAAGAACGTAATATGCATCTCTCCTTCTGATGAACAAAGGTTGCGACTTGAATCTGAAGCCCTGAAAGGCTTACCAGAACTCTCCTTCCATTATTATTACCTAAGAAACATAAACACTGAATGTCTAGCACCACACAGTAAGCATCTTGCAGATGAATACAGGACAGAATTTAGTGGTTAAAGACAGATATGTCCAACCAAAAACTGAGTTCAAGGAGAGGAAATATTGGACTTGCGTACACTCAAATGAATGCTATCTGTGGGCCACAACTGCTTGATGAACCTCAGCATGTACTGTTGATCTGACcattgtgtgactgtgtgtttcagatgccTTCCCAAACTCTGGAGGCTCCTGCTATTCCTTTTGCCCCTTTTGCTCCTCCTTGGTGAGTTTGTCAGAAATGCTATTTTTCCTTTATCACATGGGTAACCTATTTACTGAGCACGTACGGAGAAGAATCAGTCTGTCGTGAGGCACAAGATGTCCTCACAAGCACACATCCCCAGAGTATGATGCAATAGAACCAGATTCAGGTCAGCCTTGCTGAGTGATTTACTTCACTCCGTTTTTATCCAGTTACCTGATGAGCTATTCCTTTTAGTTCACATACATTTCCTCTGATTTTCtggacatttttaatattaattatggatttgcttttttattttaaggaaagaaaagagtCTATGTTTTTGCaagttttaaagtaaatgttaacATGGTGTGAGTAATCGTGTGTTATATTGGACTGAATGTAAAACACATATCTGAGGGTTTGAACCAATTTTCACAACATAAGACTAACATTGTTAGAAGTGACCAACCAACATGTGAGTGCTTGAAACCTTTACTCTCTGTCATCTATATGCAGCGTTTTGGTTTTGGGGTCCGTCCACTGCTGCACTACTTGCCTACCTCCCAGCCATAAACCTAACAGAGTGGCGTCCGGCGTCTCCCATCACCCTCCTGTCTAACTTGGTGCCAGCTTCTGCTCCAGCCCCTGCCTCTGTCCCCATCCTTCCACCAGAGGCTCCGATAGAGCAGACCCCAGCCACCCCGGTCTCACAGGCACCAGTAAGATGAAACCACAAGCAGCACACTGTTAGAAGTCACTTAGTAATATCAATGCTATTGTGCTTCTGGGCTGTCTTAAAACCATCACAAATTGTAACCTTTTTTCTGTATCTCTTCAAATCTCCTCTTCCTTAGCCATTCCTCCCCCCTGTGGCAGTCTCTAGTATTGACTTGGAGCGTCTGGAACGTGTGGAGCGCCAATTAGCCCTACTATGGGATCGAGTCCAGCAGACTGACCATAAGCAGGATCAGCGTCACGAGGACATATTGGCTCGCTACAGCTCCCTGAAAGAGCATCTCCACACcgagacagacagggagagccTGGGACTTTGGGTGTCATCCCTGCTGGAGAACAGACTTGGCGTGTTACGGGGagagctggagcaggagagtACACACAGAGCCCAGGTGAGACATTAGGATAAGTCTTGAGTTACAAGAGCATGTTTTGCTCAAAAAGCTCCCTTGTatctcacttctttctctctttattccTGCTCCATGCAGAGTGAAGAGCAGCAGAACAAGCACCAAGAGGGTCAGGCAACACGGCTGGCTGATTTAGAATTGCTGCTCAACGGGCTGGCTGCCAAGACTGAGGTACGTTTAGCAGAAACACTGCTGTTCTACCGGAAACCTCTTAACAATGTGTCTGCAAGACTACCTATTTATATTACTATCATTAAAACATAACCTAAACTTTTGTATAAAACCTCAAATAAATAGTAAAGGCCTGCAAGAAAAAGATTATAAGCCATAATTGAATCAAATAATCCATATTTCATTAAAGAGTGAGTGGTACAATGAGTAACGGTCAAATGGGTAACAATAACAAAGAATGCACTGCAGGTAGTAATACAAAACTGTCATTAAAGCGTGAGATAACATATGGAACACATAACACCCATAGAGGCAGCGGTGTTAATATGAAGGCAGATCTGGTTTTTTTAAGTCTAAAAACAGAATTGACTGTCGTTgcagtttatgtttttttcatcttcCTTTTGGTTATTCTTACGCTTGATATGTGTTGTAGGAGGTGcaacagaggcagcagcagtATGAGCACGAGAAgcaggaaaaagaggaggaggttgTCCCTTCAACAGCAGACCCAGTTCCTGTCAGGTACAGAGGCCAGAAGAAATCTGTTTATTATTACGTGCTATTCACATTTTGTGAGCAAATTCTGCAAGATTATTGCAGCTCACATGCAGATTCTGTGTCTTCTTCTTAGTGTGGGTGTGAAGCAGGAGGAACATGATGCTCTGCTAGTGGAGGTGCAGAGACTTGAGATGGAGCTGGGCAAAATCAGACAGGATCTGCAGGGCTTTGTGGGATGCAAGGGCAAGTGTGAGCAGCTGGAAACACTGCAGGAGACGGTAAACAACACAACTTTTAACTCCTGTTTGGGCTGCCCTCACTGTGCTGCAGTTTCCTAAATATTTAGCTCCTTTGTTTGAATAATAAGAtatctgtgtctctttttccCAGATATCAGCCCAGGTATCCTCCCAGGTATCCTCCCAGGTGCGTAAGGAGTTGCAGGCTCTGTTCTTCGGCAGCGGTGGGTCAGGAGGGGAGCAGGGAGAGGTGCCTGAGTCTCTGATCCTCTGGTTGTCTCAGCGCTACGTCAGCACACCCGACCTGCAAGCCTCACTCTCCTCACTGGAGCAGAGTATCCTGAAAAACGTGTCCCTGCAGCTGGAGCTCAGCCGTGCTCAAACCCTGGGTGAGGCCGAGTTCCAAGCCAAGAGTATCGTTCAGACAGGTGAGCGGGACCGTCCagcacactgctgctgctgagggactGACAAAAGAGGTAATGCACATACACTGTAAACATCATTATCACCGGGGAAgctcttaaaaaaagacaattgacCATGTGTTTGAGGCTCTTCTTTCGTTTGTAACGCTTATGTTGTGGTCTGTTCTCCAGCAAGTGAAGCTGATTGTTCAAAACGCTTTGAGGCTCTACTCCCAGGACCGAACAGGCCAGGTGGACTATGCCCTGGAATCTGGAGGTAAGAAGCACATCAATATCAGCCTGTCTATCAAAGTCAAGTTAGGCTGCATCCACAACAAATCTGGTAGTGCGGCAACTAGTCACAACAACCTTAACACCCCATGTAGCTCAAGTATTTCCACCAGACACCAGTTTTTACGACCTTGACATTTCCAACCACAATTGAACGCAAATGCATATGTTTCCCAGCAACTACAAGAGAAGACGTTGGCTAGTTACACTTCAGTTCAAGTTTCGTAGAGTGAAGTTGCGTTTCTCTAAACTTTGAGTCTGTTTAACCTTTCCAATTCAGTCTGTGACTTCTCCTGAAGCACATTTGCACTACCTTCCTTTAAATGggaggatgtgtttttgtttgatgtgaatgcagctttagtAATGGGTAGAAGGGATCAGCAAGCGAGCTGCTCCTCACTAAGCATGGTGCGCTAATGCATGTCTCTTACATAATGAGGGTGCATGCATTAGTCAGGCTGGAGGACAACAGAGTATCAACAGCAAACGCTCAGGCTCTATTGCCAGGAGTGTTACCGAACTGTCAGTTGACCCGCTACTGAGTCTAGTTCAGATACTCTCCATATAATCACAGCCGccctggtttgtttttgttgcatttccGCTCTGTCTCTATGATAGTGCAACTTGGGCTTTGGATTCCAAACCACTCAAGGTTAACAGATTTAGGTAAGCTGGTCCCTTCAGCTTCAAACCAGAAATAATTGCCATAAGCGATATTGTTGTCGTTTTGAGACCATATTTTGCCAGTGACATATTGATAATATAACAGCTTGCTGATATGGTACACACTTTGAAAGGTCAATGAGCATTccttaaagcaggggtgtccaggggtgtccaaactactaTTTTGAATCGGCCCCCAGCAAATTCTAGAACtatatggcccacaaattaatcttttgcttgtcttatattgtacttctcaaatatctatgttaatatatattacacagtattcagtTGTTACGGAGCCCAATTTTCCaataatttcagtcatttagaatttaaaacattttctaacaaatctgagttgataaaaaaacaaaacaataacttatttctataacaagcttgaaattgaaccttcatattaaCTCTGATTAccagcaatctgaggcttctgctttaaggaatgagctgccaacaaaataaatgaaaccctaaagaccgacgggatgtaggctgttttttccttaaagcattttcaagtactGCGCATTactcacctacatttgatttgttttgctaacttataacttaacttgtgaggcaatattcacctctataagtggcccagctctccgtatatttttctgtatgtggccctcggtgaaaaaaggttggacacccctgccttaaaGCTAATAATagtaaggttttttttatttttgcagacgACGTATAACAAGTATCAGTCTATGTTTTCTAAATTGCAGTCTTGTTTTACATCGTGTATGAGGGTTTTCAGTCTGTGGCTATTTTTTCCTTGTCTCATGGTTTTACATTAGTTTCATTGGTTTTGtctaattgtatttatgttgctttttaatatatttattgatgtacaGCCCTTTGGtcaactctgttgttttttaaatgtgctatataaataaagttggattggaTTTGTTAAATTTTTATCTCAATTAAAGAAAGTTAAATGATGGGAGCTCTTTATTTCAGACAGGGCGGCGTGATGTTTGGGCGTATGCTTTCCCGTTAAGCTAGCAACAGCTAGTTTGGCGCTTGAGTCTCTCTCCTTATGATAAGTTAAAGCCAGGGTTTGAAGCACACAATAAACCGTGCATTCATGTAAGGACATGTTGACCGATGGCTTTAAGGGCAAAGATGCTGTGGCAGTTGGATCCATCCGTGTGAATTATGATGGACTATCAACTTCCACTATTTATAACTACACAATAGTGCTTTTATAGTTGTACTTAAATTGAAATGTACCACTGTCCGTCTTTCAGGTGGCAGCATCCTCAGCACTCGCTGCTCTGAGACATATGAGACAAAGACGGCTCTCATGAGTCTGTTCGGCCTGCCACTCTGGTACTTCTCCCAGTCTCCACGGGTCGTGATCCAGGTGAGTGTCACCAGGATATATCAGTGAGAGTAATGTTTATTTGactaattaattaaatgtgaactttgaaacagcattttatgCTATAATTCCTCCTTCCTGCTTTTAACAAGGAAAGACAACGAGTTTTGTTTTGACTTCCTATCTCAGAAAACATACAGTAAGATCACATAAAGTAGGGGTATTCTAATGGCCAGTAACAGAAAGAATAATTTCAGCAAAACCTTTTTACAAGTTCCTATAACCTAAGTCTGTTATGATGTGTTAGGAAATAAAACTGGTTAGGAGAAAAACTCATTCACTATTCCTGGCTGCTGTTATGATGAAACCTATTTTAGCATTTCTactctcacttcctctcctcaGCCTGATGTGTACCCCGGCAACTGCTGGGCATTCAAAGGTTCTCAGGGTTATCTGGTTATCCGACTGTCCCTCAGGATCCTGCCCACATCCTTCTGTGTGGAGCACATCCCCAAGGCCCTGTCTCCTACCGGAAACATCACCAGCGCGCCACGCAACTTCACTGTTTTTGTAAGAAACTAACTTAACATAAAGCCTTATAGCTAGACACGCTGATAAATGCCTGTTTTGACAGATGTTTATTTGTCTACAGGGTCTTGATGATGAGTACCAGGAAGAAGGGAAGCTGCTGGGGAACTACGTATATGAGGAAGATGGAGAGTCACTGCAAACCTTTCCTGTTATGGTAACTTAAGACACACCTCCTaatattaatcaaaatgaaatcattgtCTGCCAGCATGTTCTGAATATCCGCCCCTCTCTTTCAGGAGAAGAATGACAGGGCCTTTCAGATCATAGAGGTGCGTGTGCTGTCTAACTGGGGTCACCCAGAATACACCTGCATGTACCGCTTCAGAGTACACGGAGAACCTCGGCCTCAGTGAAACAACCACTGCCATCCACACTCATAGATGACATATCACAATATCTGTACATAGCTCTCGCCAACTTCGTTTACAAAGCGGAAGGGTTCGGCAGAACTCTGCGGACGTTTTTGTATGAAAGACAATGAAGTTGTGGGTTGTAAGGAATGTTTCCTGGCTGAACCATGAACATGTGTTTTACAGTCCTTAAGAATCACAGGATAGTCTGTATggggacagaagaagaagagaaccTCAGAAGAAGCTAATACTCCCATTCATCTTTTCGTAAAAATGCCTCTTGCACTGAATCGGCCCGTTAGGGGCAACAGGCTCCACGGAGCGGACAAATCCATCCCTCTCTTGGCACCTTCCACTCCTACAGGGAGCTGGACGCTTAAAATGAGGTTTATGGAACTATAGACACATTTCCATCATTTCCTCATCGGCTCAGTCTGATTTGGTTTCTGTGCTTAATCATCTATATTTAAGTTTGATTTCCTGTGAGTCTACTATTTTCAGGATCAAAGCCACTTTTGCCTGTGATACTGTACAGGCATGTCACTCCCTTTGTTGCTGTCAAGTCTCTGCAATGACTTTACCTGAGCTGTTTGGGCAGCCTGCAGAACTGCACACCACTCACAGTGGGTGATTACTGGATATATAAGGTTCACTACATTCAAGGCTTGCCATCATGCATCCACAAAGCCATAACTTTTTGTCTTCGGGAACTGAACATGTTGCCTATGGATAGGCTCTGAATGTCTCCTGAAGTGATCGCTTGATGCAAATCCTCCTTTAACTTCACATCAACAGAAGCAATCAACACTATATAACCACTGACCTGAGCTTTGAGTTGTTTTAGGAGGTTCCTCACTATGTAATTTAGACAAGATATGTGTATGGACTCCAGGATTCACTTTTGCATGTGACTCTACCCAAACCATACTCCTTACTTTAACATGCATACTGGATTTACAGGAGAGGTGTGAAGGTTTTGGGCCTGTGCCTGGATCTCAAAATGCTAATGACAGATTTCAAAACCTAAATAATGACTGTAATTTAGCTTTCAACATCTCACTGTCTAACTCTAAATAATTTAACTTCTCCTGTAGACATGagtgtgatttttcttttctgttttctctgaAGAGGCGACTGTGTCTCCCTCTAGCTCAGTTATAAACGTCCTCCTCACATGGGCTCCTCTATTCTGAAACCCTGAAGGAatgtattctgtatattttattgttgaTAGTTGGTCCTTTATAATATCTGCTTTTATCAGTGTTGCTTTATAAAAAATCATCCtttcataattataattattattgtattactACCATTATTTCTACTGTTATTCATcgtgttttccttttttgttttgatgtcaaAGGATGCACTGGAATGACTTGTCATTGAAATGTTTGTGTGGCACAGGTCTtcacaatttgtttttttcaaattgagGGTGTATGTATTCATTAATTTTGGTTCCAAATATGGGGAAGTCTAAAATGTTatgtataaaaaatgttatgttcacaatattatttattaacaagTCAATTAGTGACAGCAAGATATGAGTTACTTCAATGTATATTTTTGTCAAAAGCTGTTCAGTGCATTTTGGAAGCATcttgggacttttttttttttttaaagataaatggCTATTTTTGTTCAGTCATGAGATGACTTAACTGCTTTGGAATGTATTCCAATAAAGATTTTAATTTTGAACAACTTCTCtgtgtaatataataatgaCTATGCTCTTTCAGCAAAGGATATATCTTGCGTTTCAATCATCGTAAATTACGTGTTTTGCATTGCAATATTCATATTGTTTTagttcattatttgtttaaaacacGAGGATCTGATATAATGTAGGACTTAACTTCTTTTAATAGAGCAACATTTGCCCATCAGTAATGTAATTTGGCGAAACTCAAAGAAACAACTAAATAGAAAATGACAAAGTGATATGAAACAAATATCCCTTAAAATTACaattacagttttatttctgTCAAATTATATGTAACATACATATGATTAGTTTGGTGTTTGAGTTTTGCTGTGATGCCAAAGatctgttcatttaaaatgttaaaaggctttaattaaaaacacctGGCATCTTggttatttgaaatgaatgtgtaaTCTATTCATTCCAGCTGTTTCTTACAGACACAAGggttaataacaataaatgtatGGTTAAGCATTTACATTCACAGACTTTACTGAAAACTCAAAACGCTGACTTTAGGGAACTAACTAGTGAAGGCTACAGGtcatttaaaaactattattgATAGACGTTTATATTATagcaattgtaaaaataaaatgttgataaagCCTTTTGTCCATCCATTTCAAGCTGTATGCCCTCTAGCGGCGAACGCGGGAACTACGTAATTAAAGGAAACCCTGATTGATTGTTTGGAATTAATTGCACAGTTCAGGTAACTTTTAACTCTAATTATGCAACTAGCAACGTTAGACAGAAAGTGCTGCACATTTGGCACAAGAAGTGGCAGTATGCCGTAGGAACTGAAGCACTGGTTAACGTAAAGACTATCTAAAGGTTGactcatttaaataaaggttCTGTTAGACATCCGGTGTCCATCGTGTAATCCAGGACATATTAATTAGTTATTGCTTTAGTTATTACTATGTTGTTTACAGCTTTGAACACGTGTTTGTTGAATAATATCTTTCAGctcttgtttagtttttttttaaatacggAAATCATCTGCGTGACGACTTCCTTAGCAACCTAACGAGTCCCTGGCAACAGTTGGAGCGAACAGGCGGAATAATGGCAAAGATTATCTGTGTGAAAAAATCCCTCTGGCAACAAGTGTGTGAAGGTGAGCcaacaatgttttatttgtttaagcTTTTTTGAATTGAATAGTGTAAAATAATTCCATAATGTTGCGTGTTTTTGGAGAGTTTGAAGCCGAGCGTCCCAGTCCTCCCAGTGCTGTGTGGACAGATAGCAGCTCAATGACAAACCAGCTCTCCCAGTACAGCGCCAGTAAAGTCCCCCCGGTCTTCTGTGGAGCCAAGGTCAGCTCCCCTTTTAGTTTATTCATCTGTTTGGCAAACAAAATCTGTCACTCTGGCATCCTCTGAAATGATCCCCGTTGGTTTCAATAGGTGTGTGTGGACGATGACCCTCTCAGAGACTTTGATTCTCTTCTTTGCCACCTTGCTCTTCCTGGATACTCTGTGTTAGGAAACCCTTGTCTTTCAAGCAAGAAGCGTCCTTCTGCAGCTGAAGCTATGATGCCTCCACAACCACATAAAAGTAAGATGCAGATAATAGTAAACTTGTTTTGTTTAGCATTTTCCAAAACAGTTACAAAGAGCGTTGTAGCctatacagaaataaaaaccaagaaaaaagaCCCCCCAAAATGGGTATATAGTAAAAGAAGGACAAGTAGAAGATATCAAAGAGGGATTAGCTATGCAACTTAATttgtactgttgttttttttcttttttgccttttattgtacattttacagctgttattgtgtattttattgtgtactGTCTGTAAAGCACGCAAAagggtgctatataaataaaactgtactTACTTTACTAACTTAACTGAGCAGTGGAAAAAATACTTCCTGTAAAAGTTTTGATGAGTCATTGAAAAGAAGTAACTGATTCAGCTTTGCCCTGCAGAGTGCAACAGGCATAAAGTAtattgtataaatgtgtgtttgtgtcaggtcctgtcacacattttttggaGAGAAGAgtgtttccagtgttgttaccTGGACTGGAAGCTTTGCTGACAGAAGCCCTGAAACATGGCTGTTTTGAGGTCTGAATTtcttttgataaatatttaattgataAACAAACCTGTTTGTCACAAATACACCCAATTAAAACTTGGGGATTGCTTTGTCCCTGAGATTTGATATAGTAAAACTGGACATACTTTCCGCAAGCACTGAGTAGGATCAGTTTTTAGGAACATGTGCTTTATTTGGGTGTTGAAATGTTGCTGCTAGTAGCTAATTCTATAAATGTTCCACTGCCAATTTTTACTTCACcacatttgttttacagctgTAGTTGTTATTGTATTgctaattaaaaacaaagtagtCCTTAATACTACTTCTGCATACTGCATGGCATTGATcgctttcttttgttttgcagagggAAAGAACAGCTTTTAACCCATGTGACTTCCTGACTGAGTGGCTCTACAAGTAAAAGACCACATATACACCCACCCTCAATGTGTATATCTTAAATCATGTGTTTAATCATTTTGATTGGGTTTCATGTTTGCTTTTGGGCCTTTGCCGCTCCTCCTTGTTCCTCAGTCAAAACCCCCGCAGGCGAGAACAGGTCCCAGTGAACTTCCATGACATCCCCTTTGTTAAGGACTGGCTCAGAACAAAGTGAGTTTCttccaaatacacacacacacacacacacacacacacacactccacacactccTACATTCTACAGTTGTAACCgccaaatgtattgttttttttctagaaattATAGAAATTTGTCTTTGGCCTTTTTTTGAATTGCATTGTAACCAGGTTGATATACAGTAAAGTATAAAGCAAATAATAATTTCAAGGGGAAataattatgttaaaaaaatatatatggtaAGACAAACATGCTCAATCAAAGATACATGCTATGATCTTTCAAAAATATTCTTCCTCTGTCTTAAGTCCCAGGCCT
The window above is part of the Eleginops maclovinus isolate JMC-PN-2008 ecotype Puerto Natales chromosome 16, JC_Emac_rtc_rv5, whole genome shotgun sequence genome. Proteins encoded here:
- the LOC134877971 gene encoding LOW QUALITY PROTEIN: SUN domain-containing protein 1-like (The sequence of the model RefSeq protein was modified relative to this genomic sequence to represent the inferred CDS: inserted 2 bases in 1 codon); translated protein: MQEEFKQRRMNMDFSQLHTYTPPQCAPENTGYTYSLSSSYSTAALDFEKEHQIAAVYESPRMSRRSLRLQTGAGHYGNESLAEYSHNHSNSSSSSYTSTRKETRTLRGKKQQSSSSSRSLSLSQAATPRKTLSFSAANTPITSSSVIHESNTLSDGSLLTSIMDQSNLRQRTVTTTTTTTFVDGHQGRNDHSSSSGNGDASASKSHTPLANGYICKDCSFHSEKDSPITRSSSSLSSSSQAAEASSGALFYSSSDALFSSSSSPFTSIYSRDRNRRNKTGVLVSMSDTCVRYSKRALAPIVSLVTLLFNNVLWLGSRAKSPSGKGVLASFSESMKQVVSSSFSQLRLFKQNTLHRMMGHRANGYEGQAHSSFCGSMNVKDLVNDDASHLKLNGSLCDDCKGKQHSETHTVLLTQSSRPRRLVGALWSVLAYAGHCLLQPGYCVAGAGKALGSGVGTVVRTVVQRLLSVFWMLLAAPVTTGRGLLWFLATGWYQLVSLMSLLNVFFLTRCLPKLWRLLLFLLPLLLLLAFWFWGPSTAALLAYLPAINLTEWRPASPITLLSNLVPASAPAPASVPILPPEAPIEQTPATPVSQAPPFLPPVAVSSIDLERLERVERQLALLWDRVQQTDHKQDQRHEDILARYSSLKEHLHTETDRESLGLWVSSLLENRLGVLRGELEQESTHRAQSEEQQNKHQEGQATRLADLELLLNGLAAKTEEVQQRQQQYEHEKQEKEEEVVPSTADPVPVSVGVKQEEHDALLVEVQRLEMELGKIRQDLQGFVGCKGKCEQLETLQETISAQVSSQVSSQVRKELQALFFGSGGSGGEQGEVPESLILWLSQRYVSTPDLQASLSSLEQSILKNVSLQLELSRAQTLGEAEFQAKSIVQTXVSGTVQHTAAAEGLTKEQVKLIVQNALRLYSQDRTGQVDYALESGGGSILSTRCSETYETKTALMSLFGLPLWYFSQSPRVVIQPDVYPGNCWAFKGSQGYLVIRLSLRILPTSFCVEHIPKALSPTGNITSAPRNFTVFGLDDEYQEEGKLLGNYVYEEDGESLQTFPVMEKNDRAFQIIEVRVLSNWGHPEYTCMYRFRVHGEPRPQ
- the iqck gene encoding IQ domain-containing protein K isoform X1, producing MAKIICVKKSLWQQVCEEFEAERPSPPSAVWTDSSSMTNQLSQYSASKVPPVFCGAKVCVDDDPLRDFDSLLCHLALPGYSVLGNPCLSSKKRPSAAEAMMPPQPHKSPVTHFLERRVFPVLLPGLEALLTEALKHGCFERERTAFNPCDFLTEWLYNQNPRRREQVPVNFHDIPFVKDWLRTNPRPPIPLFLQLSEDQAALLIQAFWRGCKIRSRPDVQELRQWQKELRENRDIAKTVEQFWTQQESRVASAMTDLPGSPQLGDSDVSIQVVSPTPQSTVVHTPTPQMTPEGIEWLTPRLHGVEKMASSTVTDFLAVSVDGDKSLTPLN
- the iqck gene encoding IQ domain-containing protein K isoform X2 encodes the protein MAKIICVKKSLWQQVCEEFEAERPSPPSAVWTDSSSMTNQLSQYSASKVPPVFCGAKVCVDDDPLRDFDSLLCHLALPGYSVLGNPCLSSKKRPSAAEAMMPPQPHKSPVTHFLERRVFPVLLPGLEALLTEALKHGCFERERTAFNPCDFLTEWLYNQNPRRREQVPVNFHDIPFVKDWLRTNPRPPIPLFLQLSEDQAALLIQAFWRGCKIRSRPDVQELRQWQKELRENRDIAKTVEQFWTQQESRVVLLPKLYTARPRSRMGMLKTNNISGLCNDRSSGKSPARRLGCVHPGGFPHPAEHRGPHPHSPDDP